One window from the genome of Nicotiana sylvestris chromosome 9, ASM39365v2, whole genome shotgun sequence encodes:
- the LOC104236364 gene encoding ETHYLENE INSENSITIVE 3-like 3 protein isoform X2: MAVMDEIGVDVSSDIEVDDIRCDNIEEKDVSDEEIDPEELERRMWKDRVKLKRLKERQKLAAQQAADKQKNKQTTDQARRKKMSRAQDGILKYMLKLMEVCKARGFVYGIIPEKGKPVSGASDNIRAWWKEKVKFDKNGPAAIAKYEAECRAKGEGVGNQNGNPQSVLQDLQDATLGSLLSSLMQHCDPPQRKFPLEKGVSPPWWPTGNEEWWAKMGLPKGQKPPYKKPHDLKKMYKVGVLTAVIKHMSPDIAKIRRLVRQSKCLQDKMTAKESSIWLAVLSREESTIQQPSSDNGSSSISEAPNRIRGEKKKPSVDSESDYDVDGVNDGNDSVSSRDERGNEPSNARPQSHQGKEQGNGQRRKRKRARSNPQQTQLSLNNQQPDDEARNTLPDINNSNVLFAGHITNESQPEKDQPELQLRDSNLSVVPSTNAVSTEDAFIGNGPSINPVLENSEVVPYESRFHLGTQDSVVQHQLHDTQLQSRTQFSGMNNEPRSSIFHYVPPNNGLHNGPENSVIHHELQDPGFAHGSQYPNLHQPHIYQYYTPSAEFVSAHDEQQSHLAFNEPQIKTKDSGVRSSVLHGSRNDIAREDHHYGKDTFQHDHDRPVEMHFASPVAGGSPDYARLSSPFNFDLDVPSTLDTGDFELFLDEDVMTFFAS, from the exons ATGGCTGTGATGGATGAGATTGGAGTTGATGTCAG CTCGGACATTGAAGTCGATGACATAAGGTGCGATAATATAGAGGAAAAAGATGTGAGTGATGAAGAGATTGATCCCGAGGAATTGGAGAGGCGAATGTGGAAGGATCGCGTCAAGCTCAAGAGGCTTAAGGAAAGGCAAAAACTTGCTGCACAGCAAGCTGCAGACAAGCAGAAGAATAAGCAAACCACCGATCAAGCTCGGCGGAAAAAGATGTCAAGAGCTCAGGATGGGATTCTGAAGTACATGTTGAAACTCATGGAGGTTTGCAAGGCTCGAGGATTTGTTTATGGCATCATACCAGAGAAGGGTAAACCAGTGAGCGGTGCGTCTGATAACATAAGAGCTTGGTGGAAGGAGAAGGTGAAGTTTGATAAGAACGGTCCTGCTGCAATAGCAAAGTATGAAGCAGAATGTCGTGCGAAAGGAGAGGGCGTTGGTAATCAAAATGGTAACCCGCAAAGCGTTCTGCAGGATTTGCAAGATGCAACGTTGGGGTCCCTTTTGTCTTCTTTAATGCAACATTGTGATCCACCTCAGCGGAAGTTCCCGCTGGAGAAAGGTGTCTCACCGCCCTGGTGGCCAACAGGAAACGAGGAATGGTGGGCAAAAATGGGACTGCCTAAGGGTCAGAAACCGCCGTACAAGAAGCCACATGATTTGAAGAAAATGTATAAAGTTGGTGTTCTAACTGCTGTTATAAAGCATATGTCACCTGATATCGCAAAGATCAGGAGACTAGTCCGGCAGTCAAAGTGTTTACAGGATAAGATGACTGCGAAGGAGAGCTCAATATGGTTAGCTGTCTTAAGTAGAGAGGAGTCCACTATCCAGCAACCGAGCAGTGACAACGGGTCATCCAGCATAAGCGAGGCACCTAATAGAATTCGCGGTGAAAAGAAGAAACCTTCTGTTGATAGTGAAAGTGATTATGATGTTGATGGTGTCAATGATGGTAATGACTCTGTTTCATCTAGGGATGAGAGGGGAAATGAACCATCGAATGCTCGTCCTCAATCTCACCAAGGTAAGGAGCAAGGAAATGGACAACGTCGAAAAAGAAAACGTGCTAGGTCGAACCCTCAACAGACTCAACTATCTCTCAACAACCAGCAACCTGATGATGAGGCTAGAAATACCTTACCTGATATAAACAATTCAAATGTGCTGTTTGCCGGGCACATCACAAATGAAAGCCAACCAGAGAAGGATCAACCTGAATTACAATTAAGAGACTCTAACCTTTCCGTGGTTCCATCAACTAATGCGGTCTCTACAGAGGATGCATTCATCGGCAATGGGCCATCAATTAATCCAGTGTTGGAAAACTCTGAGGTTGTCCCATATGAATCGAGGTTTCATCTTGGAACTCAAGATTCTGTTGTGCAGCACCAGCTTCATGATACTCAGTTGCAGAGCAGAACCCAATTTTCTGGGATGAATAATGAACCTAGAAGTTCCATATTTCATTATGTACCTCCAAACAATGGGTTACATAATGGACCTGAAAATTCTGTCATACATCATGAATTACAGGATCCTGGTTTTGCTCATGGATCTCAATATCCTAACTTGCATCAACCTCATATATATCAATATTATACACCGTCAGCTGAATTCGTGTCAGCTCATGATGAACAGCAGTCTCATTTGGCGTTCAATGAACCTCAGATTAAAACAAAGGATTCTGGAGTTAGGTCATCAGTGCTTCATGGTAGTAGAAATGATATTGCCAGAGAAGATCACCATTATGGAAAAGACACATTTCAGCATGATCATGATAGGCCTGTTGAGATGCATTTCGCATCTCCAGTTGCTGGTGGCTCACCGGATTATGCTAGACTCAGCAGTCCGTTTAACTTTGATCTTGATGTCCCGAGTACATTAGATACTGGTGATTTTGAACTATTCCTTGATGAAGACGTGATGACATTCTTTGCCTCGTAA
- the LOC104236364 gene encoding ETHYLENE INSENSITIVE 3-like 3 protein isoform X1, translating to MEYCMIDADGLGNSSDIEVDDIRCDNIEEKDVSDEEIDPEELERRMWKDRVKLKRLKERQKLAAQQAADKQKNKQTTDQARRKKMSRAQDGILKYMLKLMEVCKARGFVYGIIPEKGKPVSGASDNIRAWWKEKVKFDKNGPAAIAKYEAECRAKGEGVGNQNGNPQSVLQDLQDATLGSLLSSLMQHCDPPQRKFPLEKGVSPPWWPTGNEEWWAKMGLPKGQKPPYKKPHDLKKMYKVGVLTAVIKHMSPDIAKIRRLVRQSKCLQDKMTAKESSIWLAVLSREESTIQQPSSDNGSSSISEAPNRIRGEKKKPSVDSESDYDVDGVNDGNDSVSSRDERGNEPSNARPQSHQGKEQGNGQRRKRKRARSNPQQTQLSLNNQQPDDEARNTLPDINNSNVLFAGHITNESQPEKDQPELQLRDSNLSVVPSTNAVSTEDAFIGNGPSINPVLENSEVVPYESRFHLGTQDSVVQHQLHDTQLQSRTQFSGMNNEPRSSIFHYVPPNNGLHNGPENSVIHHELQDPGFAHGSQYPNLHQPHIYQYYTPSAEFVSAHDEQQSHLAFNEPQIKTKDSGVRSSVLHGSRNDIAREDHHYGKDTFQHDHDRPVEMHFASPVAGGSPDYARLSSPFNFDLDVPSTLDTGDFELFLDEDVMTFFAS from the coding sequence ATGGAGTACTGTATGATTGATGCTGATGGATTGGGCAACAGCTCGGACATTGAAGTCGATGACATAAGGTGCGATAATATAGAGGAAAAAGATGTGAGTGATGAAGAGATTGATCCCGAGGAATTGGAGAGGCGAATGTGGAAGGATCGCGTCAAGCTCAAGAGGCTTAAGGAAAGGCAAAAACTTGCTGCACAGCAAGCTGCAGACAAGCAGAAGAATAAGCAAACCACCGATCAAGCTCGGCGGAAAAAGATGTCAAGAGCTCAGGATGGGATTCTGAAGTACATGTTGAAACTCATGGAGGTTTGCAAGGCTCGAGGATTTGTTTATGGCATCATACCAGAGAAGGGTAAACCAGTGAGCGGTGCGTCTGATAACATAAGAGCTTGGTGGAAGGAGAAGGTGAAGTTTGATAAGAACGGTCCTGCTGCAATAGCAAAGTATGAAGCAGAATGTCGTGCGAAAGGAGAGGGCGTTGGTAATCAAAATGGTAACCCGCAAAGCGTTCTGCAGGATTTGCAAGATGCAACGTTGGGGTCCCTTTTGTCTTCTTTAATGCAACATTGTGATCCACCTCAGCGGAAGTTCCCGCTGGAGAAAGGTGTCTCACCGCCCTGGTGGCCAACAGGAAACGAGGAATGGTGGGCAAAAATGGGACTGCCTAAGGGTCAGAAACCGCCGTACAAGAAGCCACATGATTTGAAGAAAATGTATAAAGTTGGTGTTCTAACTGCTGTTATAAAGCATATGTCACCTGATATCGCAAAGATCAGGAGACTAGTCCGGCAGTCAAAGTGTTTACAGGATAAGATGACTGCGAAGGAGAGCTCAATATGGTTAGCTGTCTTAAGTAGAGAGGAGTCCACTATCCAGCAACCGAGCAGTGACAACGGGTCATCCAGCATAAGCGAGGCACCTAATAGAATTCGCGGTGAAAAGAAGAAACCTTCTGTTGATAGTGAAAGTGATTATGATGTTGATGGTGTCAATGATGGTAATGACTCTGTTTCATCTAGGGATGAGAGGGGAAATGAACCATCGAATGCTCGTCCTCAATCTCACCAAGGTAAGGAGCAAGGAAATGGACAACGTCGAAAAAGAAAACGTGCTAGGTCGAACCCTCAACAGACTCAACTATCTCTCAACAACCAGCAACCTGATGATGAGGCTAGAAATACCTTACCTGATATAAACAATTCAAATGTGCTGTTTGCCGGGCACATCACAAATGAAAGCCAACCAGAGAAGGATCAACCTGAATTACAATTAAGAGACTCTAACCTTTCCGTGGTTCCATCAACTAATGCGGTCTCTACAGAGGATGCATTCATCGGCAATGGGCCATCAATTAATCCAGTGTTGGAAAACTCTGAGGTTGTCCCATATGAATCGAGGTTTCATCTTGGAACTCAAGATTCTGTTGTGCAGCACCAGCTTCATGATACTCAGTTGCAGAGCAGAACCCAATTTTCTGGGATGAATAATGAACCTAGAAGTTCCATATTTCATTATGTACCTCCAAACAATGGGTTACATAATGGACCTGAAAATTCTGTCATACATCATGAATTACAGGATCCTGGTTTTGCTCATGGATCTCAATATCCTAACTTGCATCAACCTCATATATATCAATATTATACACCGTCAGCTGAATTCGTGTCAGCTCATGATGAACAGCAGTCTCATTTGGCGTTCAATGAACCTCAGATTAAAACAAAGGATTCTGGAGTTAGGTCATCAGTGCTTCATGGTAGTAGAAATGATATTGCCAGAGAAGATCACCATTATGGAAAAGACACATTTCAGCATGATCATGATAGGCCTGTTGAGATGCATTTCGCATCTCCAGTTGCTGGTGGCTCACCGGATTATGCTAGACTCAGCAGTCCGTTTAACTTTGATCTTGATGTCCCGAGTACATTAGATACTGGTGATTTTGAACTATTCCTTGATGAAGACGTGATGACATTCTTTGCCTCGTAA